From a single Limisphaera ngatamarikiensis genomic region:
- a CDS encoding type IV pilus twitching motility protein PilT, with product MSYSMSDLLQLVVSEGASDLHIRVGTPPVIRVHGILHRVEGPPCKPEDTEELMRSITSEEHIQHVRERGGADFGFAFGDLARFRVSVFKEKGNFGLVLRQIPNKLLTMEEIGIPPSVKELLYKPRGLILVTGPTGSGKSTTLASMINVINEEREEVHIITIEDPIEYYHTHKKAIVTQREIGVDVPNFAEALRRALRQDPDVILVGEMRDLETIDAAITAAETGHLVFGTLHTTGAAKTIDRLVNAFPTNQQEQIRIQLSTVLQAVISQLLIPRIDKPGRVAVFEIMINTPSIAALIRDNKTFRIQSDIQTGAKYGMVTLDSFLLEKYQQGIIAREEVITKAMDPVTVQQKLQELDLARAVGEKGRGKGPKA from the coding sequence ATGTCGTACTCGATGTCAGACCTGTTGCAGTTGGTCGTGTCGGAAGGCGCGTCCGACCTGCACATCCGCGTTGGCACACCACCGGTCATCCGGGTGCACGGCATCCTGCACCGTGTGGAGGGGCCACCTTGCAAACCCGAGGACACCGAGGAATTGATGCGCAGCATCACCTCGGAGGAACACATCCAGCACGTCCGGGAACGCGGCGGCGCGGACTTCGGGTTCGCCTTCGGCGACCTGGCCCGCTTCCGCGTCAGCGTCTTCAAGGAGAAGGGCAACTTCGGTCTGGTGCTCCGGCAGATCCCGAACAAGCTCCTGACCATGGAGGAAATCGGGATCCCGCCCTCGGTCAAAGAACTGCTCTACAAACCCCGGGGCCTGATCCTGGTCACGGGACCGACCGGCTCGGGCAAGAGCACCACGCTGGCCTCCATGATCAACGTCATCAACGAGGAGCGCGAAGAGGTCCACATCATTACCATCGAAGACCCCATCGAGTACTACCACACCCACAAGAAGGCCATCGTCACCCAGCGCGAAATCGGCGTGGACGTCCCCAACTTCGCCGAGGCCCTGCGCCGGGCCCTCCGTCAGGACCCCGACGTCATCCTCGTCGGCGAGATGCGCGACCTCGAAACCATCGATGCGGCCATCACCGCCGCGGAAACCGGGCACCTGGTCTTCGGAACGCTCCATACCACCGGTGCCGCCAAGACCATTGACCGCCTTGTCAACGCGTTCCCCACCAACCAGCAGGAACAGATCCGAATCCAGCTGTCCACCGTGCTCCAAGCGGTCATTTCCCAGTTGCTCATTCCGCGGATCGACAAGCCCGGCCGTGTGGCCGTGTTCGAAATCATGATCAACACCCCCTCCATCGCAGCCCTGATCCGCGACAACAAAACCTTCCGCATCCAATCCGACATCCAGACCGGGGCCAAATACGGTATGGTGACCCTGGATAGCTTCTTGCTCGAAAAGTACCAGCAGGGCATCATTGCAAGAGAAGAGGTCATCACCAAGGCCATGGACCCCGTCACCGTGCAACAAAAACTCCAGGAACTCGACCTGGCCCGGGCCGTGGGCGAAAAAGGCCGCGGCAAGGGGCCCAAAGCCTGA